The DNA window TACCAGATTACAGGTTTCATCTTATCTGACAGACTCACCGACTGCAAGGTTTAACGAAGCTAAACCCGTTCGCTTTCGCTACGGCTTACTTACCGATTCAAAGAGCTTTGACTATTCCATTACTGGAGATAACCATCTTTTTCACTTCCGGCTGAACAGAAAATTAGCCGGGCTGGACTTTCACCAGTTAGAGGCACACCACTTCGTGACGCACCAGAGGTCACAGAGAGCACATATGCATCATATAAATCAATCATAAAGATTGAACAGTCTCAATTATTTTTGTAACGGGTGGATAATAATTAAATTTGACAGAATTATTTGCAATGTATAATTTTGTTGTGTATTGACATTGATATTATCCAGTATGCTTTAAGGAGTGAGTAATGAAAACTTTATTTGTACTGCTGATGGTGTTACCTGTGATATTGACGGCAACTGTTTGGACGGTAAACTGGGAAGGAACTGCAGATTTTACAAGCATTCAACCGGCTATCTACACAGCAGCGAGTTATGATACAATTTTAGTTTATCCCGGAGAATATTTTGAGAATCTGGTTGTAAGTTATAAAAGCCTTACTCTGCTTGGAACTCAGCTCAATTCCGGGAAGTATTTTCAAGCGGAACATGTGATCATTCACGGAGATCAATCTGCCAGTACGGTATATGTGGACAATAGTGAAGAATTCACTATAAATGGGTTTGTGATCATGAATAATTATCCGGATAATAGTCTTATATATAGTGAAGAATTCAATAATGTGCGTGGAGGCGGATTAGCTTTTCGCTATAATTGTGATGATGTTATGATCAAAAATTGTGTGATCAAGAACTGTCTTGCCTGGGTTGGTGGTGGGATATTTGCTGAAACGGAGAGAATATCATTCTCTAATGTAGAAATTTATAACAACCGGGCACTTCATTTTGGCGGTGGAATTTATACTCGAGCTATGAGTCCCCAGTCTGAAGTTGTCTTTGATCCTAGCCACAGGTGCAGCATTTATTGTAATACTTCCTCCTGGGTACAGGATTTGAATTTTAATCAATATACCGGCATAATAGATGTACCTTTGCTGCGTTTTAGCGTTCCTGCAATATACGCTCAAGAATATTATTGCCGGGCAACAAATGAGGATGAATGCAGTATCGAAATGCAAGTATATGAAAGTGCTTATGAACCTGTGGCACATGATCTTTGGGTAGGTGTTTATGGAGATGATGCTAATTCCGGCATCAACGTGACAGAAGCGCTAAAAACCCTTGCCTGGGCAAATCAATTGATTCGTTCTGATCCGCAGGAGTGCTATACTATTCATGTAACCGGAGGATTTTATTCTTTCAGTGAAAACGAGCAGAAATTTCCCTTTGAAGTGAAAGGTAATGTTCGTCTGCAAGGTGAAGGCATAGAACAGACTTATATAGATGGTGAAGGGATCGGCGGATTCCTGGCAGCCAGATATAAGGATAATATAAAAATAAGTGACTTCAATATTACTAATTGTTCAGCAAATAGTGCTTATTGTATTGCGTTATTTCCCATCAATAATCTGGAAGTTACCAATCTCTGGCTGCATAACAATGTGGCTCATTATGATAATTTAGCCGTTTCGGGTAGTGGCAATATCCTGCTGGAAAATCTTCTGATTGAGGAATCTTCCACCAGTACTGAGTGGAACCTCGCCCTCAGTGTTGGATCCACTGACCCCAGCACTGTGCTGAATAATATAATAGTAAATGACTTTAACCTGCTTGATAACGTGTGCTTTAGAACCGGTATCCAGCTTTCAGGGACTGATGGAGTAATGAGGAATTCAATTCTGAGCAATTGTTCAGCTCGGAGCGGCAGGTTTTTTAACTACAGGAACTGGGATCCTGCTGATAGTACACATACCCTTGAACTCAGCAATTTTCTGATGTACAACAATAACTGCGCCTACTCATCTTCCTATAGTAATATGGAGCTTGATAATGCCTATACTCCTGTAAAACTATATAATTGCACCTTTGCTAATAACTATAATGGATATAGTTCATTCGCAGATTGTAAGGGTAAGCTGGATGTTAGAAACTGTATTTTTTATCATCCGGAGAGCTGGTGTGATATCAGGTTCACAAATATTGATTATTATGGCGAACATTATGGCTCGGATATTACCAATACTCTCTTTGCTACTGGTATTCACGCTGCAGATTCCACCATAATCAATATAAGTGATGTGATCATAGGTGAAGCACCTCGTTTTATTGGAGATGAAGAACCGGGCTGGAATGCAGAATATCCTGGCTACTACCAACTCAGTGGGCTTTCACCGTGCATTGATGCTGGTTCACCGGACACACTGGGAATGAATCTGCCGCCATTAGATTTGGCAGGTAACCAGCGCATCTGGAATGGCATAATCGATTTAGGCTGTTATGAGTATGATGGTCCCCTTGTGGGCAATACTTCCGGGGAAATTACCCCTCCTGCAGGCATATACATTAGCAGCTATCCAAATCCGGTGCAGCTCAGTACCGGTCGCAGTTTTGTCTTTCTGGAATTCTCTTTACCGGAAATTCCTTCCAGCAATCCAGAGATCAATATTTATAATCTGAAGGGTCAAAGAGTACGTAAACTGGTTTTGGATAATAATCTCACTGGACTAGCTCAGAAAGCAGGACTGCAGGATGGCAAAGATCCTGGCAGTCAGTATTACAGTAAAGTATGGAACTGCCGCAATATGCAAGCCAAACTGGTAGCAGCAGGAATTTATCTTTATACCCTAAATGTGGATGGCAAATGCCTGGCAGCCAGCAAGCTGCTTATCCTTAATTAATGGAAAATTAGATTAAATGTAATGAGGTGATTAAAAAAATCTTTTCCTGGTGAAGACAAGGGTTATCCTGTGTTAATAATTACCTTTTTGTCTCTAATCTATGATAATCTGGTTCTAACTGAGAAATATAACTAATTAATCATATTTATAAAGGAATTTGTTGACGATAAATCAGATTTACTTAATTCTACTCAAAAGAGATAGAGGATAATATGGATGAAAACAAAGAGCTGTTAAAGCAGATAGAAATTGCTGAACTTCCAGAGAAACAGAATTTGCAATTGGAACTTGCTTTTCAAAAACGAACTTCAGAT is part of the Candidatus Stygibacter australis genome and encodes:
- a CDS encoding right-handed parallel beta-helix repeat-containing protein, coding for MKTLFVLLMVLPVILTATVWTVNWEGTADFTSIQPAIYTAASYDTILVYPGEYFENLVVSYKSLTLLGTQLNSGKYFQAEHVIIHGDQSASTVYVDNSEEFTINGFVIMNNYPDNSLIYSEEFNNVRGGGLAFRYNCDDVMIKNCVIKNCLAWVGGGIFAETERISFSNVEIYNNRALHFGGGIYTRAMSPQSEVVFDPSHRCSIYCNTSSWVQDLNFNQYTGIIDVPLLRFSVPAIYAQEYYCRATNEDECSIEMQVYESAYEPVAHDLWVGVYGDDANSGINVTEALKTLAWANQLIRSDPQECYTIHVTGGFYSFSENEQKFPFEVKGNVRLQGEGIEQTYIDGEGIGGFLAARYKDNIKISDFNITNCSANSAYCIALFPINNLEVTNLWLHNNVAHYDNLAVSGSGNILLENLLIEESSTSTEWNLALSVGSTDPSTVLNNIIVNDFNLLDNVCFRTGIQLSGTDGVMRNSILSNCSARSGRFFNYRNWDPADSTHTLELSNFLMYNNNCAYSSSYSNMELDNAYTPVKLYNCTFANNYNGYSSFADCKGKLDVRNCIFYHPESWCDIRFTNIDYYGEHYGSDITNTLFATGIHAADSTIINISDVIIGEAPRFIGDEEPGWNAEYPGYYQLSGLSPCIDAGSPDTLGMNLPPLDLAGNQRIWNGIIDLGCYEYDGPLVGNTSGEITPPAGIYISSYPNPVQLSTGRSFVFLEFSLPEIPSSNPEINIYNLKGQRVRKLVLDNNLTGLAQKAGLQDGKDPGSQYYSKVWNCRNMQAKLVAAGIYLYTLNVDGKCLAASKLLILN